One region of Cinclus cinclus chromosome 1, bCinCin1.1, whole genome shotgun sequence genomic DNA includes:
- the PTDSS1 gene encoding phosphatidylserine synthase 1, whose translation MASCVGSRTLSKDDVNYRLHFRMINEQQVEDITLEFFYRPHTITLLSFTILSLMAFAFTRDDSVPEDNIWRGILSVIFFFLIISVLAFPNGPFTRPHPALWRMVFGLSVLYFLFLVFLLFLNFEQVKAVMYWLDPNLRYATREADIMEYAVNCHVITWERILSHFDIFAFGHFWGWAMKALLIRSYGLCWTISITWELTELFFMHLLPNFAECWWDQVILDILLCNGGGIWLGMVVCRFLEMRTYHWASFKDIHTTTGKIKRAVLQFTPASWTYVRWFDPKSSFQRVAGVYLFMIIWQLTELNTFFLKHIFVFQASHPLSWGRILFIGIITAPTVRQYYAYLTDTQCKRVGTQCWVFGVIAFLEAIVCIKFGQDLFSKTQILYVVFWLLCVAFTTFLCLYGMVCYAEYYGHREKTLSESEDSPYSPDASWLHSKFSRGADNSPPKHAVNSESHSSRRRNRHSKSKVSNGIGKK comes from the exons ATGGCGTCGTGCGTGGGGAGCCGGACCCTGAGCAAGGACGACGTAAACTACCGCCTGCACTTCCGCATGATCAACGAGCAGCAGGTGGAGGACATCACGCTGGAGTTCTTCTACCGCCCGCACACCATCACCCTTCTCAGcttcaccatcctcagcctcatGGCCTTCGCCTTCACCAG GGATGATTCTGTACCAGAGGATAATATTTGGAGAGGTATCCTCtctgtgattttcttctttctaatcATCAGTGTTCTAGCTTTTCCTAATG GACCCTTTACACGTCCTCACCCTGCTCTGTGGAGGATGGTTTTTG GTCTCAGTGTGCTCTATTTTCTGTTCCTGGTGTTCCTGCTCTTCCTTAACTTTGAGCAGGTAAAAGCAGTGATGTACTGGCTGGACCCTAATCTTCGATATGCCACAAGGGAAGCAGATATTATG GAGTATGCAGTGAACTGTCATGTTATCACCTGGGAGAGAATCCTCAGCCACTTTGATATATTTGCTTTTGGACATTTCTGGGGCTGGGCTATGAAGGCTTTGCTGATCCGCAGCTATGGGCTGTGCTGGACTATTAGCATCACCTGGGAGCTCACTGAG CTCTTCTTCATGCACCTTCTGCCTAATTTTGCTGAATGCTGGTGGGATCAAGTAATTTTGGACATCCTGCTTTGTAACGGGGGTGGCATCTGGTTGGGCATGGTAGTTTGTCGTTTCTTGGAGATGAGGACCTATCACTGGGCAAGCTTCAA ggacaTTCACACAACCACAGGGAAAATCAAAAGAGCTGTATTACAGTTCACCCCTGCCAGCTGGACCTATGTCCGCTGGTTTGACCCAAAGTCTTCATTTCAGAGAGTGGCTGGAGTCTACCTTTTCATGATTATTTGGCAG ctAACTGAGTTGAACACATTCTTTTTGAAACATATCTTTGTGTTCCAAGCAAGCCATCCTTTAAGCTGGGGAAGAATTCTCTTCATAGGAATCATTACAGCACCCACTGTAAg GCAATACTATGCTTACCTCACAGACACACAGTGCAAGAGGGTGGGAACTCAGTGCTGGGTGTTCGG GGTAATTGCCTTCCTTGAAGCTATTGTGTGCATAAAGTTTGGACAAGATCttttttccaaaacacaaaTACTGTATGTTGTGTTTTGGCTTCTCTGTGTG GCCTTTACAACTTTCCTGTGTTTATATGGTATGGTTTGCTATGCAGAGTACTACGGTCACAGAGAAAAG ACCTTATCAGAAAGTGAAGACAGTCCATACAGTCCGGATGCTTCCTGGCTTCATTCTAAATTCAGCAGAG GTGCTGACAATAGTCCACCAAAGCATGCAGTCAATAGTGAAAGCCATTCATCTAGAAGGAGGAATCGACACTCCAAATCAAAAGTATCAAATGGAATTGGCAAGAAATAA